The following are from one region of the Pectobacterium actinidiae genome:
- a CDS encoding L-alanine exporter AlaE, whose amino-acid sequence MFSPTSRLRSATADTFALVVYCFITGMAIEIMLSGMSVEQSLSSRLLSIPVNIAIAWPYGLYRDRVLNMARRHGGDHFLVRSVADLFAYVSFQSPVYAIILWSIGANPAQILTAVTSNLVVSMVTGVIYGYFLEYCRRLFRVALP is encoded by the coding sequence ATGTTTTCCCCGACGTCACGATTGCGAAGTGCCACCGCAGATACCTTTGCGCTCGTTGTCTATTGTTTCATCACTGGCATGGCGATAGAAATCATGCTTTCCGGTATGAGCGTCGAGCAATCGCTGTCTTCACGTTTGTTGTCTATTCCCGTCAATATTGCCATTGCCTGGCCGTACGGACTGTATCGCGATCGCGTGCTGAATATGGCCAGACGTCACGGTGGCGATCATTTTCTGGTGCGCAGCGTTGCCGATCTGTTTGCCTATGTCAGTTTCCAATCTCCTGTTTACGCCATTATTCTCTGGTCTATCGGAGCGAATCCTGCGCAAATCCTGACCGCAGTCACCAGTAATCTGGTGGTGTCGATGGTAACAGGCGTGATATACGGCTATTTTCTGGAATATTGCCGTCGGCTATTCCGGGTCGCATTGCCATAA